A genomic region of Pseudomonas migulae contains the following coding sequences:
- a CDS encoding TSUP family transporter translates to MPFELSVDLTTLAILAVVAFIAGFIDAIAGGGGLLTTPALLTAGLPPHLVLGTNKLSSTFGSATASFTFYRRKLFHPRQWVHAIVGTLVGALTGAVVAHYLPAEWLNKMLPVIVFACGLYLLFGGTPKAPLDSNAPIKKKWQSTQGFSLGFYDGVAGPGTGAFWTVSSLLMYPIDLVKASGVARSMNFVSNIAALSVFIFSGQVDWIIGLSMGLSVMVGAFFGARSAISGGAKFIRPVFITVVLGLTVRLAWQHWFSVA, encoded by the coding sequence ATGCCTTTCGAACTCAGTGTTGACCTCACCACCCTGGCCATTCTGGCCGTTGTCGCCTTCATTGCCGGTTTCATCGACGCCATTGCCGGCGGCGGTGGTCTGTTGACCACCCCGGCGCTGCTGACCGCCGGCCTGCCACCGCATCTGGTGCTGGGCACCAACAAACTCAGTTCGACCTTCGGCTCGGCCACCGCCAGCTTCACCTTCTACCGGCGCAAGCTGTTCCATCCCCGGCAGTGGGTGCACGCCATAGTCGGCACGCTGGTCGGCGCGTTGACCGGTGCGGTGGTTGCGCATTACCTGCCCGCCGAATGGCTGAACAAGATGCTGCCAGTGATTGTGTTCGCCTGCGGCCTGTACCTGTTGTTTGGTGGCACGCCGAAAGCGCCGCTGGACAGCAACGCGCCGATCAAGAAAAAGTGGCAATCGACCCAAGGCTTCAGCCTCGGTTTCTACGACGGCGTGGCCGGCCCCGGCACGGGCGCGTTCTGGACCGTCAGCAGCCTGCTGATGTACCCCATCGACCTGGTGAAGGCCAGCGGCGTGGCCCGCAGCATGAACTTCGTCAGCAACATTGCGGCGCTGTCGGTGTTCATCTTTTCCGGGCAGGTGGACTGGATCATCGGCCTGAGCATGGGCCTGTCGGTGATGGTCGGTGCATTTTTCGGCGCCCGCTCCGCCATCAGCGGCGGAGCCAAGTTCATTCGTCCGGTGTTCATCACCGTGGTGCTGGGCCTGACCGTGCGGTTAGCCTGGCAACACTGGTTCAGCGTGGCCTAA
- a CDS encoding acyl-CoA dehydrogenase family protein, whose protein sequence is MTEHQVINPLSIGTDYEALAARFRPIFQRIAAGAVEREQSRSLPHEPIQWLKEAGFGAVRVPVEYGGGGASLPQLFELLIELAEADSNVPQALRGHFAFAEDRLNATPGPARDLWFKRFVEGDIVGCAWTEIGSVAIGDVITKVSPHGDRWRLNGEKFYSTGSLFSDWIDVYAQRSDTGGDVIAAVRTRQPGIVQSDDWDGFGQRTTGSGTSRFIDAEVDAENVIDFATRFKYQTAFYQLVLLATLTGIGRAALRDVAHQVQARKRIYSHGNAPRASEDAQVQQVVGEVAAWVYAAEASALRAAQPAQRAYLARFSGDDALERAANVAAEIESAKAQVVVSELIQRATTELFNALGASDIREGKSLDRHWRNARTVSSHNPVIYKARIVGDWAINGTEPPFVWQIGNGPAAK, encoded by the coding sequence ATGACCGAACACCAGGTAATCAATCCACTGTCCATTGGCACTGACTATGAAGCGCTGGCCGCGAGATTCCGGCCGATTTTCCAGCGTATTGCCGCCGGGGCCGTTGAGCGCGAACAGTCGCGCAGCCTGCCTCACGAACCGATTCAATGGCTCAAGGAAGCCGGTTTCGGCGCGGTGCGCGTGCCGGTCGAATACGGTGGTGGCGGCGCCTCCCTGCCGCAGTTGTTTGAGCTGCTGATTGAACTGGCCGAAGCCGATTCCAACGTGCCCCAAGCCCTGCGCGGGCATTTCGCGTTTGCCGAGGATCGCTTGAACGCCACGCCGGGACCGGCCCGGGATCTCTGGTTCAAACGCTTCGTCGAAGGCGACATTGTCGGTTGTGCCTGGACGGAAATCGGCAGCGTGGCCATCGGCGATGTGATCACCAAAGTCTCGCCCCATGGCGACCGCTGGCGGCTCAACGGTGAGAAGTTCTACAGCACCGGCAGCCTGTTTTCCGACTGGATCGATGTCTACGCCCAGCGCAGTGACACCGGTGGCGACGTGATCGCGGCGGTGCGTACACGCCAACCGGGGATCGTGCAAAGCGATGACTGGGACGGTTTCGGTCAGCGCACCACGGGCAGCGGCACGTCGCGGTTTATCGATGCCGAGGTGGACGCCGAGAACGTCATCGACTTCGCCACCCGCTTCAAGTACCAGACGGCGTTTTATCAACTGGTCTTGCTCGCCACCCTCACCGGGATCGGACGCGCCGCGTTGCGTGATGTGGCGCATCAGGTGCAGGCGCGCAAACGTATTTACAGTCATGGCAACGCACCGCGCGCCAGTGAGGATGCGCAGGTGCAACAGGTGGTCGGGGAAGTGGCGGCGTGGGTGTACGCCGCTGAAGCCAGCGCCCTGAGGGCGGCACAACCGGCGCAACGGGCGTATCTGGCGCGGTTTTCCGGGGATGACGCGCTGGAACGAGCGGCAAATGTCGCCGCCGAAATCGAATCGGCGAAAGCACAGGTAGTGGTGTCAGAGTTGATTCAGCGGGCGACCACCGAGCTGTTCAATGCATTGGGGGCTTCGGATATTCGCGAGGGTAAATCGCTGGACCGGCATTGGCGTAATGCGCGGACGGTGTCGTCGCACAATCCGGTGATCTACAAGGCGCGGATTGTCGGGGATTGGGCGATTAACGGGACTGAGCCGCCGTTTGTGTGGCAGATCGGGAATGGGCCTGCCGCAAAGTGA
- the sfnG gene encoding dimethylsulfone monooxygenase SfnG — translation MSQQAVKFAYWVPNVSGGLVVSKIEQRTHWGIDYNRTLAQLAEKAGFEYALTQIRFTAGYGAEYQHESVAFSHALLAATTTLKVIAAILPGPWQPALAAKQLATIDQLTNGRVAVNIVSGWFKGEFQAIGEHWLEHDERYRRSEEFIRSLKGIWSQDNFTFRGDFYRFDNYSLKPKPLGQPEIFQGGSSRAARDMAARVSDWYFTNGNTPEGIKAQVDDIRAKAAANNHSVKVGVNAFVIARDTEEEARAVLAQIIDQADPDAVNAFGDAAKQAGRASPEGEGNWAKSTFEDLVQYNDGFKTNLIGTPLQIAERIVALKAVGVDLVLAGFLHFQEEVEYFGKRVLPLVRELEAKALVKQAAVA, via the coding sequence ATGAGTCAGCAAGCCGTCAAATTTGCCTACTGGGTGCCGAACGTCAGCGGCGGGCTGGTGGTCAGCAAGATCGAGCAACGCACCCATTGGGGCATCGACTACAACCGCACACTCGCGCAACTGGCCGAGAAAGCGGGATTTGAATATGCCCTGACGCAGATCCGCTTCACCGCCGGCTACGGTGCCGAGTACCAGCATGAATCGGTTGCCTTCAGCCACGCGCTACTGGCGGCCACGACGACGTTGAAAGTGATCGCCGCGATCCTGCCCGGCCCGTGGCAACCGGCGCTGGCCGCCAAGCAACTGGCGACGATCGATCAGCTGACCAACGGCCGGGTGGCGGTGAACATCGTCAGCGGCTGGTTCAAGGGTGAGTTCCAGGCGATCGGCGAACACTGGCTGGAGCACGATGAGCGTTATCGTCGTTCCGAAGAATTCATCCGCTCGCTCAAGGGCATCTGGAGCCAGGACAATTTCACCTTTCGGGGTGACTTCTACCGCTTCGACAACTACAGCCTCAAACCGAAGCCGCTGGGGCAACCGGAGATTTTCCAGGGCGGTAGCTCCCGCGCGGCGCGAGACATGGCGGCACGGGTGTCGGACTGGTACTTCACCAACGGCAATACCCCCGAAGGCATCAAGGCGCAAGTCGACGATATCCGGGCCAAGGCCGCCGCGAACAATCATTCGGTGAAAGTCGGGGTGAACGCGTTTGTGATCGCCCGTGACACCGAGGAAGAGGCGCGCGCCGTGCTGGCGCAGATCATCGATCAGGCCGATCCGGACGCGGTGAATGCCTTTGGCGATGCGGCGAAGCAGGCGGGCAGGGCGTCACCGGAAGGCGAGGGCAACTGGGCCAAGTCGACCTTCGAAGACCTGGTGCAGTACAACGACGGCTTCAAGACCAACCTGATCGGCACACCGCTGCAGATTGCCGAACGGATAGTGGCGTTGAAAGCGGTGGGCGTGGATTTGGTGCTGGCGGGGTTTCTGCATTTTCAGGAGGAGGTGGAATATTTCGGCAAACGGGTGTTGCCGTTGGTGCGGGAGCTGGAGGCCAAGGCCTTGGTAAAACAGGCCGCAGTCGCCTGA
- a CDS encoding DUF1348 family protein produces the protein MSNAEVRPPLPPFTRESAIEKVRLAEDGWNSRDAERVSLAYTLDTKWRNRAEFAYNREEAKGFLTRKWAKELDYRLIKELWAFTGNRIAVRYAYEWHDDSGNWFRSYGNENWEFDENGLMANRFACINDMPIKESDRKFHWPLGRRPDDHPSLSDLGL, from the coding sequence ATGTCTAACGCAGAAGTTCGTCCGCCATTGCCGCCCTTTACCCGTGAATCGGCCATCGAGAAAGTTCGCCTGGCCGAAGACGGCTGGAACTCTCGTGACGCGGAACGTGTGTCCCTGGCGTACACCCTGGACACCAAATGGCGTAACCGCGCCGAGTTCGCCTACAACCGTGAAGAAGCCAAAGGGTTCCTGACCCGCAAATGGGCCAAGGAACTGGACTATCGGCTGATCAAGGAGCTCTGGGCGTTCACCGGCAACCGCATCGCCGTGCGTTACGCCTATGAATGGCACGACGACTCGGGCAACTGGTTCCGTTCCTACGGCAACGAAAACTGGGAGTTCGACGAAAACGGTTTGATGGCCAACCGGTTCGCCTGCATCAACGACATGCCGATCAAGGAAAGCGACCGCAAGTTCCACTGGCCGCTGGGTCGTCGGCCGGATGATCATCCGAGCCTGTCCGATCTGGGTCTGTAA
- a CDS encoding TetR/AcrR family transcriptional regulator: MNEITSNDTRDIILDVTEKLIYKSGIAATGMDLLVKTAGVSRKSIYRYFANKEELTVAALQRRDVRWMHWYRTAVDQAETPADRLLNLFTVLRAWFDSEGFRGCAFINTSGETGDPQDPVRLVAKEHKQKLLDYVRELCTEHGAKDPETLARQLLILIDGAITVALVMGDHSAADNAQCMARKLLDL, from the coding sequence ATGAACGAAATCACTAGCAACGACACACGCGACATCATTCTGGATGTCACCGAAAAGTTGATCTACAAGAGTGGCATCGCTGCCACCGGCATGGATCTTCTGGTGAAAACCGCCGGCGTCTCCAGAAAAAGCATTTACCGCTACTTCGCCAACAAGGAGGAGCTGACCGTCGCCGCCCTGCAACGACGCGATGTGCGTTGGATGCACTGGTACAGGACCGCCGTCGACCAGGCCGAAACCCCGGCCGATCGGCTGCTCAACCTGTTTACCGTGCTCAGGGCCTGGTTTGACTCGGAAGGCTTTCGTGGCTGTGCCTTCATCAACACCAGTGGTGAAACCGGCGACCCGCAAGACCCGGTTCGCCTGGTGGCCAAAGAACACAAACAGAAGCTGCTCGACTACGTGCGCGAGCTCTGCACCGAACATGGCGCCAAAGACCCGGAGACGCTGGCCAGACAGCTGCTGATCCTGATCGACGGTGCCATTACCGTGGCGCTTGTCATGGGTGATCACAGTGCCGCCGATAATGCGCAATGCATGGCGCGAAAGTTATTGGACCTGTAA